One region of Mycolicibacterium rhodesiae NBB3 genomic DNA includes:
- a CDS encoding DUF2786 domain-containing protein, which translates to MSDDRMLARIAALLRQAEGTDNSHEADAFMAAAQRLATATSIDLAVARSHSSNRTKAQMPVQRTITIGNAGARGLRTYVQLFTVIALANDVKCDVASNSTFVYAYGFGEDIDASHALYASLVMQMVRASEAYIASGAHRPTPTITARINFQLAFGSRIGKRLSEAREEAQREATGGRWRSKPGTAIALRNKEVELKDFYKQTSAARGTWRATSATAGYSSAARRAGDRAGRKARLGASAELDGKRSALNR; encoded by the coding sequence ATGAGTGACGACAGGATGTTGGCGCGGATCGCCGCTCTGTTGCGCCAGGCCGAGGGGACGGACAATTCGCACGAGGCCGACGCGTTCATGGCGGCGGCCCAGCGGCTGGCGACGGCGACGTCGATCGACCTTGCGGTCGCACGCTCGCATTCGTCCAACCGGACCAAGGCGCAGATGCCGGTGCAGCGCACCATCACCATCGGCAACGCGGGTGCGCGCGGGTTGCGTACTTATGTGCAGCTGTTCACGGTCATCGCGTTGGCCAACGATGTGAAGTGCGACGTCGCGTCGAACTCGACATTCGTCTACGCCTACGGGTTCGGCGAGGACATCGACGCCAGCCATGCGCTGTACGCCAGTCTGGTGATGCAGATGGTGCGGGCGTCGGAGGCGTACATCGCGTCGGGCGCGCACCGGCCGACGCCGACGATCACCGCGCGCATCAACTTCCAGCTCGCCTTCGGCTCGCGCATCGGCAAGCGACTGTCCGAGGCCCGCGAAGAGGCGCAGCGCGAGGCTACCGGAGGACGCTGGCGCAGCAAGCCTGGGACCGCGATCGCGTTGCGGAACAAGGAAGTCGAGCTCAAGGACTTCTACAAGCAGACATCGGCGGCGCGGGGCACCTGGCGGGCGACCAGTGCCACCGCCGGGTATTCGTCGGCTGCGCGCCGAGCAGGCGATCGCGCGGGCCGCAAGGCGCGGCTGGGTGCCAGCGCGGAACTGGACGGAAAGCGTTCGGCCCTGAATCGGTGA